A window of the Desulforapulum autotrophicum HRM2 genome harbors these coding sequences:
- a CDS encoding cytidylate kinase-like family protein — MNDTSESMVYKPGQYRKKRLSVSEWSNAHIRNWADKQRKDAAQELKEIQPDAICFSRKIGVGALEIADLVAQKINFRVVDREILEHMAADANLTQRTVAFFDERYPGKMSDLMAMLIKEKSFMKNDYARQLAKSVVALANLEPTLFVGRGAHLLLPREKVLAVRFICSLEFRVKRLAKELGIPDKDAETRLKKIDEEQRKFFKTVYDKKDASPYEFDLVINRDYITDAAAAAEIVAAAHGQKFKQI, encoded by the coding sequence ATGAACGATACATCTGAATCCATGGTCTACAAACCTGGCCAATACAGGAAAAAAAGGTTGAGCGTTTCTGAATGGAGCAATGCTCATATCAGAAACTGGGCAGACAAACAGCGGAAAGATGCAGCCCAGGAACTCAAGGAGATACAACCTGATGCCATCTGCTTTTCCCGGAAAATCGGCGTTGGCGCACTGGAAATAGCAGACCTTGTGGCCCAAAAAATAAATTTCCGGGTGGTGGATCGTGAAATCCTTGAGCATATGGCAGCAGATGCAAATCTTACACAACGGACGGTTGCCTTTTTCGACGAAAGATACCCGGGCAAGATGAGCGATTTAATGGCCATGCTCATAAAAGAGAAATCCTTTATGAAAAACGATTATGCAAGGCAGCTTGCAAAATCAGTCGTGGCCCTTGCCAACCTTGAACCCACCCTCTTTGTGGGACGGGGGGCTCATCTGCTCCTGCCAAGGGAAAAAGTCCTTGCTGTTCGCTTTATATGCAGCCTTGAATTCAGGGTAAAACGACTGGCCAAAGAACTTGGCATACCAGACAAGGATGCCGAAACCCGACTTAAGAAAATTGATGAAGAACAGAGAAAATTCTTCAAAACCGTGTATGATAAAAAAGATGCCTCACCCTATGAATTTGACCTTGTGATTAACAGAGATTATATCACAGATGCAGCGGCTGCAGCTGAAATTGTTGCCGCAGCCCATGGGCAGAAATTCAAACAAATCTGA
- a CDS encoding amino acid permease encodes MNGKPVKDHPEPKDHKLGVFSGVFTPSILTILGLILFLRMGYTVGHAGLGKVLVLITIANLVSVLTTMSLSAIATNIQVKGGGAYYLISRTLGVQFGGAIGLVLFLAQSISIAFYCVGFAEALLTFLPPVPFVSSSSIAAVSVVLLFLFAWLGADWATKFQYVVMALLALALVSFFAGGLMHWDSGLIRQNFWASEGGLPFWVLFAVFFPAVTGFTQGVNMSGDLKDPGRAIPLGTFLAVGLSMVVYYLVAILLSGTVPNAELMVDYAIMKKVALVPGLISAGMLAATLSSAMASFLGAPRILQSIAKDKIFKILNPFAKGEGGADNPRRGVLLSGVIALATISLGQLNLIAQVVSMFFLISYALINYATFYESRTQSPSFRPRFRWFNPWLSLAGFITCAGAILAIDIQSGIMAVFILLAVYQYLKQKRGLARWADSRRSHYLKQIKENLNAAAAEVEHDRDWRPFILAFTRDSKRLKSILGFSGWLEGGSGMTAAVRLVMGQGIKTKRQQVKAFQELSVQIKEINSTAYPLVVPVFDISQALPIIIQSFGLGPLKANTVLINWMDELGKGIPGIDASRYAENLRIAYREGVNIVVLNADDHRWQKIEAQKPKERCIDVWWKNDAASRLMLLLAYLVTRHITWSGAAIRVLSCETDGGRDVEHNELMKLMEDIRIDADPVIVPDDSVRTIIEMSAGTTLVFLPCRIRENQVLDANGGSLMKLLPYLPMTALVMAAQDIDLEAEPDTGAQGELAQAEDDVTQSTAKYEAAMKESLQLQAKTEALTAQLVNHPKESDEFTVILKSADLALEDEEIAFRKVAKAKAKVEHAKKKLESLINGMGAGKGTNRQD; translated from the coding sequence ATGAATGGAAAACCCGTCAAAGACCATCCAGAACCAAAGGATCACAAACTGGGGGTCTTTTCAGGCGTTTTTACTCCGAGTATTCTAACCATCCTCGGGCTGATTCTTTTCCTGAGAATGGGGTATACAGTTGGACATGCAGGGCTTGGAAAGGTTTTGGTCCTTATTACCATTGCAAACCTTGTCTCTGTTCTGACCACCATGTCGCTGTCCGCCATTGCAACCAATATCCAGGTGAAGGGTGGCGGGGCCTATTACCTGATTTCCAGGACCCTGGGGGTTCAATTCGGAGGCGCCATTGGCCTGGTATTGTTCCTGGCCCAATCCATCTCCATTGCCTTTTACTGCGTGGGGTTTGCCGAAGCCCTGTTGACGTTTCTGCCTCCAGTGCCCTTTGTGTCGTCCTCTTCCATTGCTGCAGTCTCTGTTGTGCTTTTGTTTCTCTTTGCATGGCTGGGCGCTGACTGGGCAACCAAATTTCAATATGTTGTTATGGCGCTGCTGGCACTGGCATTGGTATCTTTTTTTGCAGGCGGCTTGATGCACTGGGACTCCGGGTTGATCAGACAAAATTTCTGGGCATCGGAAGGGGGATTGCCTTTCTGGGTTCTTTTTGCGGTTTTTTTTCCTGCCGTGACTGGATTCACGCAAGGGGTCAACATGTCTGGAGATTTAAAGGATCCTGGGCGAGCCATCCCCCTGGGTACCTTTCTGGCCGTGGGCCTTTCCATGGTTGTATACTACCTTGTGGCCATCTTGCTCTCCGGTACTGTTCCAAATGCAGAGTTGATGGTTGATTACGCAATTATGAAAAAGGTTGCACTCGTTCCCGGGCTTATTTCAGCCGGTATGTTAGCGGCAACCCTTTCGTCGGCCATGGCATCCTTTTTGGGAGCACCGCGGATTTTACAATCCATTGCAAAAGATAAGATTTTTAAAATATTGAATCCCTTTGCCAAAGGGGAGGGGGGAGCCGATAATCCGAGGCGTGGGGTGTTGCTGTCCGGCGTGATCGCCCTTGCAACCATATCGCTTGGGCAGTTGAATCTTATCGCCCAGGTGGTGTCCATGTTTTTTTTGATCTCCTATGCCCTGATCAATTATGCCACCTTTTATGAGTCCAGAACCCAAAGCCCCTCTTTCAGACCAAGATTTCGCTGGTTCAATCCCTGGCTGAGCCTGGCCGGATTTATCACCTGTGCCGGTGCCATCCTGGCCATTGATATCCAGAGTGGCATTATGGCGGTCTTTATCCTTTTGGCGGTTTATCAGTACTTAAAACAGAAACGAGGCCTTGCCCGCTGGGCAGACAGCCGACGATCCCATTATCTGAAGCAGATAAAGGAGAATCTCAATGCCGCCGCTGCAGAGGTTGAGCATGATCGGGACTGGCGGCCGTTTATCCTGGCGTTTACCCGGGACTCAAAGCGGTTGAAGTCCATTCTTGGTTTTTCAGGATGGCTTGAAGGGGGTTCCGGAATGACGGCAGCCGTCCGCCTGGTTATGGGGCAGGGCATAAAGACAAAACGCCAGCAGGTTAAGGCTTTCCAGGAATTATCCGTCCAGATAAAAGAGATTAACAGCACGGCCTATCCATTGGTTGTACCTGTTTTTGATATTTCCCAGGCCCTGCCGATCATCATCCAGTCGTTCGGTCTAGGCCCCTTGAAGGCGAACACTGTTTTGATCAACTGGATGGATGAACTGGGAAAGGGCATTCCGGGCATTGATGCCAGCCGGTATGCAGAAAACCTGAGAATTGCCTACCGGGAAGGGGTAAATATTGTTGTTTTGAATGCCGATGATCATCGATGGCAAAAAATTGAGGCCCAAAAGCCAAAGGAACGCTGCATTGATGTCTGGTGGAAGAACGATGCCGCCAGCCGCCTGATGCTGTTGCTTGCCTATCTGGTAACCCGCCACATCACCTGGTCCGGGGCTGCCATCCGTGTGCTTTCATGTGAGACCGATGGGGGGAGGGATGTCGAACACAATGAGTTGATGAAACTGATGGAAGACATCCGTATTGATGCTGACCCTGTCATTGTTCCCGATGACAGCGTAAGGACGATTATTGAAATGTCTGCCGGGACAACACTCGTGTTTTTGCCTTGCCGGATCAGGGAAAATCAGGTGCTGGATGCCAATGGCGGTTCATTGATGAAGCTTTTGCCATATCTTCCCATGACAGCGCTTGTCATGGCGGCCCAGGATATTGATCTGGAAGCGGAACCTGACACCGGGGCCCAGGGTGAGCTTGCCCAGGCTGAAGATGATGTCACGCAGAGCACGGCCAAATATGAGGCAGCCATGAAAGAGTCTCTCCAGCTTCAGGCAAAAACCGAAGCATTGACTGCGCAACTTGTAAATCATCCAAAAGAGAGTGATGAATTTACGGTTATTTTAAAATCTGCGGATCTGGCCCTGGAAGACGAAGAGATTGCTTTTCGGAAAGTTGCCAAGGCAAAGGCTAAGGTAGAACATGCAAAAAAAAAGCTTGAGAGTCTAATCAATGGTATGGGTGCGGGAAAGGGCACCAACCGCCAGGACTGA
- a CDS encoding C1 family peptidase has translation MVKKSFPSVKIAGEQRILNARKDTTDIRDRMYEPALIQLLPEIDYRGGTDILDQGKEGACTGFGLAAVINLLNVKKRNLQFIASPRMLYEMAKKHDEWPGEDYAGSSCRGAIRGWKNMGVCSEGDWGYLPENPGDLTVERAKAARSCTVGAYYRLRPEITDYHAALNEVGAIYVSATVHSGWFSPRAASKNTLAIIKPSTTPEGGHAFAIVGYNSQGFIVQNSWGARWGTKGYALWLYQDWLQNISDGWVFQLAIPTPDVFGLSSRSQVTFDAESVKSAPKRLEIAGHFVHFDDGNFKKRGEYWSAPDDVVKTADLIKESADSKRYDHLLIYAHGGLNDPGASAKRIRALKEGFKRNGIYPFHIMYDTGLVEELKDSVLRAFSGKRTEGFFSDWRDQLIEQRDMLIEDFVRKPVTPIWEEMKNDAHRPFESKSNGEIGDGLFVLKTFTEALQDTHLKIHLAGHSTGAVLLGHLLDALDGLGVPDLIESCSLMAPACSMDFYKTHYEPRLKKQENGDPRVRLPVLSVYNLTEKLEQDDNVAFVYRKSLLCLVSRALERQTDKPILGMKRYSKKLIPYPGLSINYSKGGKKGLTTSTSHGGFDNDINTMNAIMAAILKKSPQKPFTRDEMKGY, from the coding sequence ATGGTAAAGAAATCATTTCCAAGTGTAAAGATTGCCGGCGAACAACGGATCCTTAATGCACGGAAGGATACAACGGATATCCGCGATCGTATGTATGAGCCTGCCCTTATTCAACTGTTGCCGGAAATAGATTACCGGGGGGGGACAGATATTCTCGATCAGGGAAAAGAAGGCGCTTGTACGGGGTTTGGTCTGGCCGCGGTCATTAATCTGCTGAATGTGAAAAAAAGAAATTTGCAATTTATTGCCAGTCCGCGAATGCTCTATGAAATGGCCAAAAAACATGATGAATGGCCCGGTGAAGACTATGCCGGTTCCAGCTGCCGTGGTGCAATACGGGGTTGGAAAAATATGGGTGTGTGCAGTGAAGGGGACTGGGGATATTTGCCGGAGAATCCAGGAGATCTGACTGTTGAGCGTGCCAAGGCTGCTCGTTCCTGCACTGTGGGGGCCTACTATCGCCTGCGCCCGGAAATTACCGACTACCATGCTGCCCTCAATGAAGTGGGCGCAATTTATGTTTCTGCCACCGTTCACTCGGGTTGGTTCTCCCCCAGGGCTGCAAGCAAGAATACGCTGGCCATCATCAAGCCTTCAACCACTCCGGAAGGGGGGCATGCCTTTGCCATTGTTGGTTACAACAGTCAGGGGTTCATCGTTCAAAATTCATGGGGAGCCAGGTGGGGGACTAAAGGGTATGCCCTTTGGCTGTACCAGGATTGGCTGCAAAATATCAGTGATGGCTGGGTTTTTCAGCTGGCCATCCCGACCCCCGACGTCTTTGGGCTCTCTTCCCGTTCCCAGGTCACCTTTGATGCAGAATCTGTAAAATCTGCACCAAAACGGCTGGAAATTGCGGGCCACTTTGTCCATTTTGATGATGGTAATTTCAAGAAACGCGGTGAATACTGGAGTGCTCCTGATGATGTTGTGAAAACAGCAGATCTTATAAAGGAATCTGCTGATTCCAAACGATACGATCATCTGCTTATATACGCCCATGGCGGTTTAAACGATCCAGGCGCATCGGCCAAGCGTATTCGCGCATTAAAAGAAGGCTTCAAACGTAATGGAATTTATCCTTTTCATATCATGTATGATACAGGTCTGGTTGAAGAGTTGAAGGATTCTGTACTCCGCGCCTTCAGTGGGAAGCGTACCGAGGGTTTTTTCAGTGACTGGCGTGATCAATTGATCGAACAACGTGATATGTTGATAGAGGATTTTGTCCGTAAACCGGTCACTCCGATCTGGGAAGAGATGAAAAATGATGCTCATCGGCCCTTTGAATCAAAAAGCAACGGAGAGATAGGCGATGGATTGTTTGTCCTCAAGACGTTTACAGAGGCATTGCAGGACACTCATTTGAAGATTCATCTGGCTGGGCATAGTACCGGTGCTGTCTTACTTGGGCATTTGCTGGATGCCCTTGATGGTCTTGGGGTTCCAGATCTGATTGAGAGTTGCAGCCTGATGGCTCCGGCCTGTTCCATGGATTTTTATAAGACCCATTATGAACCCAGGTTGAAGAAGCAGGAGAATGGGGATCCAAGAGTCAGACTTCCAGTCCTCTCTGTTTATAACCTTACGGAAAAACTTGAACAGGATGATAATGTTGCGTTTGTATATCGGAAATCACTGCTTTGTCTGGTGTCCCGTGCCCTTGAGCGGCAAACGGACAAACCGATCCTGGGGATGAAGCGTTATTCAAAGAAATTGATCCCGTATCCAGGCCTGTCTATCAACTATTCCAAGGGCGGTAAAAAAGGGTTGACTACCAGTACTTCCCATGGCGGGTTTGATAACGATATTAATACAATGAACGCAATCATGGCGGCTATACTCAAGAAATCACCCCAAAAGCCTTTTACCAGGGATGAAATGAAGGGATATTGA
- a CDS encoding MBL fold metallo-hydrolase — MSFRISPIWWPGIFLTSPVIAPWLLVKNIRYRRNLARASRLNQQRIKAAVSLDLPELDFLEITVVVDWRAEPDFMGDAGVSYLFKTDLGSMLFDVGFGPSRPSFSQNAHKLGFNLDQVDALAISHFHCDHMGGLAAQHSRKVALPEELMPTQVKPCFLPDWGEAPGFDTEVVTAPRMLAAGIGTTGPLARSLFMMGFLEEQSLVARVRGKGLVVFTGCGHPTIEVILDMAGRLCDAPLHCVGGGLHFPISDGRGNLAGIRFQTILGTGKPPWQRIGNRDLDLTIAALNQAAPDRVLLSGHDSCDVSIKRMETELSANTEVLSVGKTYALGLRSKEILCC; from the coding sequence ATGTCCTTCAGAATCTCTCCCATATGGTGGCCGGGAATTTTCCTGACATCTCCTGTTATCGCCCCTTGGCTACTGGTAAAAAATATCAGGTATAGGAGAAATCTGGCTCGGGCCAGCCGGCTTAACCAGCAGAGAATCAAAGCTGCCGTTTCCCTTGATCTTCCAGAACTGGATTTCCTGGAGATCACGGTGGTGGTGGACTGGAGAGCCGAACCTGATTTTATGGGAGATGCCGGTGTCTCCTACCTGTTTAAAACAGACCTTGGATCCATGCTTTTTGATGTGGGGTTTGGACCCTCCCGTCCATCCTTTAGCCAAAATGCCCACAAACTTGGGTTTAACCTTGATCAGGTTGATGCCCTGGCGATTTCCCATTTCCACTGTGACCACATGGGAGGTCTTGCAGCCCAGCATTCCCGGAAAGTAGCCCTGCCCGAAGAACTGATGCCCACCCAGGTTAAACCCTGCTTTCTGCCGGACTGGGGGGAGGCCCCGGGATTTGATACCGAGGTGGTCACGGCTCCCAGGATGCTGGCAGCAGGCATCGGCACTACCGGTCCCCTGGCAAGAAGTCTTTTTATGATGGGCTTTCTTGAGGAGCAGTCACTGGTGGCAAGGGTTCGTGGTAAGGGGTTGGTGGTTTTCACCGGTTGCGGTCACCCCACCATTGAAGTTATCCTGGACATGGCCGGCCGTTTATGTGATGCCCCCCTTCACTGTGTTGGCGGCGGGCTTCATTTTCCCATAAGCGACGGCAGGGGCAACCTTGCCGGCATTCGATTTCAAACCATTCTCGGGACTGGAAAACCGCCATGGCAGCGCATTGGAAACAGGGATCTTGACCTCACCATTGCTGCCCTTAATCAGGCTGCTCCTGACAGGGTACTTCTTTCAGGTCACGATAGCTGTGACGTTTCCATCAAAAGGATGGAAACCGAACTTTCGGCAAATACAGAGGTGTTGAGTGTCGGTAAAACCTATGCCCTAGGTTTAAGATCAAAGGAAATTTTATGCTGCTGA
- a CDS encoding Na/Pi cotransporter family protein has protein sequence MFEFDYWKLLAGLGIFLFGMQLLENSIKDLSGKAFRRIIRDYTNTRLKAIANGTLVTALLQSSSAVSLMVLAFVGAGIMNMENAIGVILGSNIGTTLTAWIVATLGFKIKIETFALPFIGLGAAGLILFKPGTRLSYINRLLIGFGFLFLGLDYMKTSVENFSQNFNPGQFKDLVLWMCLVIGAVITALMQASAATIAITLAALNSQLMTFEMAAAMVIGANIGTTATVLLGAIGGSPPKKRVAASHLAFNFVTGIIAFVALPVMVMVVKIFIDVTTNGPVGLALFHTVFNITGVIIFLPIVKVMTRYLVKLFPERKAQLCVHIIDTPAEEVEAAVVALKNEIIHLLQECQLYTLRSLNINKTLVFEEPLPFEKGKKKQVSIEAFYSDIKELHSAIIAYYSLIQTQKLDKAVSQDLERAILASRNIMNSAKNFKGIRPDFDEFESSDSAFLNRQYDRFRERLVSLYHEINTVLSVKDEDLQYATIIKAFAHVEQADKLFIQTIVQTSSVNKEEHLDLSTLFLVNRLFTQACRMFIFSMKDLLLSHERTIAFDKAVEP, from the coding sequence ATGTTTGAATTTGATTATTGGAAGTTGCTGGCAGGATTGGGGATTTTCTTGTTTGGCATGCAACTGCTTGAAAATTCAATCAAAGATCTGTCCGGGAAGGCCTTTCGGCGAATTATTCGTGATTATACCAATACCCGATTGAAAGCCATTGCAAACGGTACGCTGGTTACGGCTTTGCTCCAGAGCAGTTCAGCGGTATCACTTATGGTCCTTGCCTTTGTGGGTGCAGGTATCATGAACATGGAAAATGCCATTGGCGTAATTCTGGGTTCCAATATCGGTACCACGCTTACAGCATGGATTGTGGCGACCCTGGGATTTAAAATCAAGATAGAAACATTTGCCCTTCCGTTCATCGGTTTAGGTGCGGCCGGGTTGATTCTATTTAAACCCGGGACCCGGTTGTCTTATATCAACCGGCTGCTGATTGGTTTTGGCTTTTTGTTCCTTGGTCTGGATTACATGAAAACCAGTGTGGAAAATTTTTCACAAAATTTTAATCCAGGACAATTTAAAGACCTGGTCCTGTGGATGTGCCTGGTTATCGGGGCCGTGATCACAGCTCTTATGCAGGCAAGTGCTGCAACCATAGCCATTACGCTTGCCGCTTTAAACAGCCAGTTGATGACATTTGAAATGGCAGCGGCCATGGTTATCGGTGCCAATATTGGGACAACCGCCACTGTTCTTCTGGGGGCCATTGGTGGATCTCCACCCAAAAAACGAGTGGCTGCCAGCCACCTGGCCTTCAATTTTGTGACCGGTATTATTGCTTTTGTCGCACTGCCGGTAATGGTTATGGTCGTAAAAATATTTATTGATGTTACCACCAATGGCCCTGTAGGACTGGCCCTGTTTCATACCGTGTTCAACATCACAGGGGTGATAATTTTTTTACCGATTGTCAAAGTGATGACCCGGTATCTTGTTAAACTTTTTCCCGAGCGGAAGGCTCAGTTGTGTGTTCATATCATCGATACCCCGGCAGAAGAGGTTGAAGCGGCTGTTGTCGCGCTGAAAAATGAAATTATTCACCTGCTGCAGGAATGTCAGCTATATACCTTAAGATCCCTCAATATAAACAAGACACTTGTTTTTGAGGAACCTCTGCCCTTTGAAAAAGGGAAAAAAAAGCAAGTGTCAATTGAGGCTTTTTATTCTGACATAAAAGAACTGCATTCAGCCATTATTGCCTATTATTCACTTATCCAGACCCAGAAACTGGATAAGGCTGTTTCCCAGGACCTGGAAAGAGCAATTCTTGCATCCAGAAACATCATGAACTCAGCAAAAAATTTCAAGGGTATCCGACCGGATTTTGATGAATTTGAATCGTCTGATTCTGCCTTTTTAAACCGCCAGTATGACCGGTTCAGAGAGCGGTTGGTTTCCTTGTACCATGAGATCAATACCGTACTCTCAGTAAAAGATGAAGATTTGCAATATGCGACAATTATTAAAGCATTTGCCCATGTGGAACAGGCAGATAAATTATTTATCCAGACCATTGTCCAGACCTCATCGGTAAATAAAGAGGAACACCTTGATCTGTCTACCCTGTTTCTTGTCAACCGTCTTTTTACCCAGGCATGCAGAATGTTTATTTTCAGCATGAAGGATCTGCTGTTGTCACATGAAAGAACCATTGCTTTTGACAAAGCAGTTGAACCCTGA
- a CDS encoding pyridoxamine 5'-phosphate oxidase family protein, with amino-acid sequence MSALPEPVAQAWKEHKGPVILTTVGEDGVPNSIYATCVSLYGDETIVVADNYFDKTKKNILAGSKGTLLFITKENKSFQVKGSFDYLTSGEIYDDMKKWNPAKHPGHGAAALRIEAIYSGAEKLL; translated from the coding sequence ATGTCAGCATTACCCGAACCTGTAGCCCAGGCATGGAAAGAGCACAAGGGACCTGTTATTCTCACCACAGTAGGAGAGGACGGGGTCCCCAATTCAATATATGCAACCTGTGTAAGCCTTTACGGCGATGAAACCATCGTGGTTGCCGATAACTATTTTGACAAGACAAAAAAAAATATCCTTGCGGGAAGTAAGGGCACCCTTCTCTTTATCACCAAGGAAAACAAGTCCTTTCAGGTCAAAGGGTCCTTTGATTACCTGACCAGCGGCGAGATCTATGACGATATGAAAAAATGGAATCCAGCCAAACATCCAGGTCATGGCGCAGCTGCATTAAGAATAGAAGCGATCTATTCAGGTGCAGAAAAACTTTTATAG
- the acnA gene encoding aconitate hydratase AcnA: MKNRDYLKSFQVDGVRHTYFDFNQFAADRGATLDKLPFSIKILVENLLRKLDNKVVNENDLLNIVNWQKSYDTPVEIPYYPARVLMQDFTGVPAVVDLAAMRDAVKALGKDPASVNPKVPTELIIDHSVQVDNFGTQDCLEKNVALEYSRNGERYELLKWAQKSFSNFKVVPPNSGICHQVNLEHLGRVVISDSEDGDSVVYPDTLVGTDSHTPMINGIGVMGWGVGGIEAEAVMLGQPYYMSIPEVIGVKLVGRLKPGITATDLVLTITEMLRKVNVVEKFVEYFGPGMKSLSVTDRATIANMTPEYGATLGFFPVDEKTLEYLEITGRKERAKIVEAYTKATGMFYTGETTPDFTQVVELDLSTVELCVAGPARPQDRICLPDLKERFQDSLASSKPQFDMELNGQPIRIGDGSIVIAAITSCTNTSNPHVLMGAGLIARNAVARGLRVPPFVKTSLAPGSRVVMEYLESAGLVPFFNALGFHVAGFGCTTCIGNSGPLHPEIEKIIDTNELNVAAVLSGNRNFEARIHQKIKSNFLASPMLVVLFALAGRVDIDLTTEPVGLDPNGEPVFMADLWPEFDEIDQLVKQHVKQAFFEEKYAHIFDGDQFWEALDIDQSTTFAWNKTSTYIKNPPYFDGFSLNVQPPGDIRDARAFLVVGDSVTTDHISPAGEIPEEYPAGKYLVEKGVAPEQFNSYGARRGNHEVMMRGTFGNIRIKNELVAPKQGSFTLKFPEGKEMFNYDAAMAYAKEGTPLVVLGGKEYGTGSSRDWAAKGTALLGIKAVIAGSYERIHRNNLVGMGVLPLIFSNGDTAKSLGLDGRETYVISGVEKMTPGKTLSVKAIKEDGSEIAFEVVSRLDTQVDVDYFENGGILPCVIRRMMV; the protein is encoded by the coding sequence ATGAAAAATCGAGATTATTTAAAATCGTTCCAGGTGGATGGAGTCCGTCACACCTATTTTGACTTTAATCAGTTTGCTGCAGACAGGGGGGCCACCCTTGATAAACTGCCCTTTTCCATTAAAATCCTTGTGGAGAACCTGCTGCGAAAGCTTGACAACAAGGTGGTGAACGAGAACGATCTTCTTAATATCGTTAACTGGCAGAAATCCTATGATACCCCGGTTGAAATTCCATACTACCCGGCCCGGGTGCTCATGCAGGATTTTACAGGGGTACCGGCTGTGGTGGATCTTGCGGCCATGCGGGATGCCGTAAAGGCCCTTGGCAAGGACCCCGCATCGGTGAACCCCAAGGTGCCAACTGAATTGATCATTGATCACTCTGTCCAGGTGGACAACTTTGGCACCCAGGATTGCCTTGAAAAAAATGTGGCCCTGGAGTACAGCCGCAATGGTGAGCGGTACGAGCTTTTAAAATGGGCTCAGAAGAGTTTTTCCAATTTTAAAGTCGTTCCGCCCAATTCAGGCATCTGCCATCAGGTGAACCTGGAGCACCTGGGTCGGGTGGTTATTTCAGACAGTGAAGACGGAGATTCGGTTGTTTATCCCGACACCTTGGTGGGGACCGATTCCCACACCCCCATGATCAACGGCATTGGCGTCATGGGATGGGGGGTTGGTGGCATTGAAGCCGAGGCGGTCATGCTGGGTCAGCCCTATTATATGTCCATCCCAGAGGTGATTGGGGTCAAGCTTGTGGGGCGTCTTAAACCGGGGATAACGGCCACCGATTTAGTGCTCACAATCACAGAGATGTTGCGCAAGGTCAATGTGGTGGAAAAATTTGTCGAGTATTTTGGGCCCGGCATGAAGAGTCTCTCCGTGACCGACCGTGCGACCATTGCCAACATGACGCCTGAGTATGGAGCCACCCTCGGGTTCTTTCCGGTGGATGAAAAGACCCTTGAGTACCTGGAAATCACTGGAAGGAAAGAAAGGGCAAAGATTGTGGAGGCGTATACAAAAGCCACGGGCATGTTCTACACTGGTGAAACAACGCCTGATTTCACCCAGGTGGTTGAACTGGACCTCTCAACGGTTGAGTTGTGTGTTGCAGGCCCGGCCCGGCCCCAGGACCGCATCTGCCTTCCAGATCTTAAAGAGCGTTTTCAAGACAGTCTGGCCAGTTCAAAACCACAGTTTGACATGGAGTTAAACGGTCAGCCCATCAGGATTGGTGATGGCAGCATCGTCATTGCCGCCATCACTTCGTGCACCAACACCTCCAATCCCCACGTGCTCATGGGGGCAGGGCTGATTGCCAGAAATGCCGTTGCAAGGGGTCTGAGGGTGCCGCCATTTGTGAAAACGTCGCTTGCGCCCGGCTCCAGGGTGGTGATGGAATACCTTGAATCGGCAGGGCTCGTCCCTTTTTTCAATGCCCTTGGTTTTCATGTGGCAGGTTTTGGCTGCACCACCTGCATCGGTAACAGCGGACCGCTTCACCCTGAAATTGAAAAGATTATTGATACCAATGAGTTAAATGTGGCTGCCGTTCTTTCTGGTAACCGAAACTTTGAGGCCCGCATCCACCAGAAGATCAAGTCAAACTTTCTGGCATCGCCCATGTTGGTGGTGCTGTTTGCCCTTGCCGGCAGGGTGGACATTGATCTTACCACAGAACCCGTGGGCCTTGATCCCAACGGAGAACCCGTCTTTATGGCAGATCTCTGGCCTGAATTTGACGAGATCGACCAACTTGTTAAACAACACGTCAAACAGGCGTTCTTTGAAGAAAAATATGCCCACATTTTTGACGGGGATCAGTTCTGGGAGGCCCTTGACATTGACCAGAGCACCACTTTTGCCTGGAACAAAACATCGACCTACATTAAGAACCCGCCCTATTTTGACGGGTTTTCCCTGAACGTTCAACCGCCTGGTGACATCCGGGATGCCCGGGCATTTCTTGTGGTGGGGGATTCTGTGACCACCGATCACATTTCTCCTGCCGGAGAAATTCCAGAAGAGTACCCGGCCGGTAAATACCTGGTTGAAAAGGGGGTTGCTCCGGAACAGTTCAACTCCTATGGTGCCCGCCGGGGCAACCATGAGGTAATGATGCGGGGCACCTTTGGCAACATTCGCATTAAAAATGAGCTTGTGGCGCCAAAACAGGGCAGCTTTACCCTTAAATTTCCTGAGGGTAAGGAGATGTTCAACTATGACGCTGCCATGGCCTATGCCAAAGAAGGGACGCCCCTGGTGGTCCTGGGGGGCAAGGAGTATGGCACGGGGTCGTCCCGGGACTGGGCTGCCAAGGGCACAGCCCTGCTGGGGATCAAGGCTGTTATTGCCGGATCCTATGAGCGTATTCACCGGAACAACCTTGTGGGTATGGGGGTGCTTCCCCTGATTTTTTCCAATGGCGACACCGCCAAAAGCCTTGGTCTTGACGGCAGGGAAACCTATGTCATCTCCGGTGTGGAAAAAATGACCCCCGGCAAGACCCTGTCGGTCAAGGCGATCAAGGAAGATGGCAGTGAGATTGCGTTTGAGGTAGTCTCAAGGCTCGATACCCAGGTGGATGTGGATTATTTTGAAAACGGGGGGATTCTGCCCTGTGTGATTCGCAGAATGATGGTGTAA